A stretch of Solea senegalensis isolate Sse05_10M linkage group LG10, IFAPA_SoseM_1, whole genome shotgun sequence DNA encodes these proteins:
- the LOC122776321 gene encoding interleukin-17C-like produces the protein MDLKQIFIIIILGLLLAPVWTFKMNRCYDDDELSDAADRKLRSHFLQPPEPSAVEEEEAEPSSSSCPVSLYQQRLQDMSDRSVSPWRYVLRHMKDHYPSSYAEARCLCSGCILIRDRNPPTESLDYNSVPIKQSRIFLKRELCSDGQKYHLTPVNVEVAVGCTCVRVKTSTSS, from the exons atgGACCTGAAACAG atcttcatcatcatcatcctgggATTACTCCTTGCACCTGtgtggacatttaaaatgaaccGTTGCTATGACGACGACGAGCTGAGTGATGCAGCAGACAGGAAGCTGAGGAGTCACTTCCTGCAGCCTCCAGAACCTtctgctgtggaggaggaagaggcagagCCTTCGTCTTCCTCGTGTCCTGTGAGTTTGTATCAGCAGCGTCTGCAGGACATGAGTGACAGGTCTGTGTCGCCATGGAGATACGT ACTGCGACACATGAAGGATCATTATCCGTCGTCGTACGCCGAGGCTCGCTGTCTTTGCTCCGGCTGCATCCTGATCCGGGATCGGAATCCTCCGACGGAAAGTCTTGACTACAATTCCGTTCCGATCAAACAGAGCCGAATATTCCTGAAACGCGAACTCTGCAGCGACGGACAGAAGTATCACCTGACGCCTGTGAACGTGGAGGTGGCCGTGGGCTGCACCTGTGTCCGAGTCAagacctccacctcctcctag